aaaaaaaaaaaaagaaaaaaaaaaaaaaattcctttttagcTCCAGAGAGCCTTAAGCTTGGAAGTTCTCTGCTTTGGAGACAAAAGTCCCCGACGCCTGCTCGAATTGTGTGCAGGCCAAACAGTCCATAGGCATGGAGCAAGCAAGGGCGCTCTCCTGTGTTTTTCCTTTGAACTTCAGTGCCCCCGCCCTCCCAAGACTGACTTTCTGGTTTTGCTTATTTTCAGAGTGCAGGCAGCTTCATGCAGGGAGTCTGCAGCTAAAGCGTTAGTGGTTTTACTTTGTTAAGGTGAGGGCGCCTGGGGTTTGGGAGGGATAACTTGCCAAAGTCACATACTGCCTGGCGGGGTCACACGTAGGCATCTGTCGTGTCCCCACCTCTCTCACCAATCCTCTCTCTCCACCCAGATTCCTACCCTGGGACAAAATGGATGTAGGCGGAGTTGGTTTTCAGGTTTTTATTGTGGGTGTATTTCTGGCAGCGAGACAGGGGTGGTGAGGCAGTCCCTCCCAGGAGTGGCCAGAGAAGGCCAGAGGTGAGACTGGTGGAAAAGGACGGGGAAGACAGGGAACTTCCTTACTCTCGGATCTTCAGCTCCCGCGCCATCTGGCAGAGCGCGCAGGGCAGACAAAAGGTGAGGGCCGCCCAGTCGTGCCCGACGGAGCCCTAGAGGGTGGGAGAGAGCGGTCAGGAGCCCTGCCGTGGGTCCCAGGAGGCCAGTCCCCAGTTCCCTGCTCCCGCGGGTCCCCGGTCCGGCGCGCACCTGGATGTGGTAGCGCTCCCGCATGCCGGTGCGGATGGAGTGCAGGCCTCCGGGCAGGTAGGGCGCGCAGCAGCACTCGCCGAAGTCGTCGGAGATGCGGCAGGCGAGGCACAGAGGAGCAAAAGTGCCGCACAGACCTGGGCGGGGCGCAGGCGGTCAGGGGCGGGGCCAGCCGGGGCCTCCCAACGGCTCCGCCCCGGGGAGGGGCAAGGCTGATTAGTCGCAGAGAGGCATGAGGGTCCCAGCCAAGGAGAGGTC
The genomic region above belongs to Piliocolobus tephrosceles isolate RC106 unplaced genomic scaffold, ASM277652v3 unscaffolded_27356, whole genome shotgun sequence and contains:
- the CNFN gene encoding cornifelin isoform X2, whose product is MSYPVTSQPQCATTSCYQTQLSDWHTGLTDCCNDMPVCLCGTFAPLCLACRISDDFGECCCAPYLPGGLHSIRTGMRERYHIQGSVGHDWAALTFCLPCALCQMARELKIRE
- the CNFN gene encoding cornifelin isoform X1, with product MQFEMHDNVKGKAMSYPVTSQPQCATTSCYQTQLSDWHTGLTDCCNDMPVCLCGTFAPLCLACRISDDFGECCCAPYLPGGLHSIRTGMRERYHIQGSVGHDWAALTFCLPCALCQMARELKIRE